GGTCCTGGAGCGCGCGGCGCACCGTGTCCCAGTCGGCCAGCCAGCCCTCGGCGTCCTGCAGGATCCCTTCGTCGTGGCGGGCCTGGCGGTCCAGCTCCCCGCGCTCGCGGGCGATGTCGGCGCTGCGCCGCTCGGCGCGGCGCGCGGCGTCCAGGCCGCCGAGTTCCTGGCGGAGTTCGTGCTCCACTGCGGAGAGCCGTTCCGCTCCGGCGTCCGCCAGTGGGGCGGGAAGGGCGGCCCGGGCCCGGCGGGCGGCGGCGTCCGCGGTCCGGTGCTCCCGTTCGGCGTCCTCGCGCAACCGGAGCGCCGGGCCGACGAGTTCGGCCCTGCGGGCCTGCTCCAGGCGTTCCCGTGCCTGCTCCATCGCGGGCCGCCGGTCCTCCAGTTCCGCGGCCCGCCGCACGGCGTCGGCGTGTCGCCGCTGCAGTGCGGCCAGTTCCCGTTCCGCGTCCAGGGCGCGCCGGGCGGCGGACTGGCGGGTCTGGGCCGCGGCCCGGGCCGAGGCGGCGACGGCGAGGGATTCCCGGGCGCCCGCGCGGGCCACGGCGGCCCACTGCAGCACCGCCTCCGCGAGGCCGGGGTCTCCCGGCCGGTGGGTGGGGGCGGGCCAGTCGCCTGCCGCGTTCCCGGCCGCCTGGCCCATCCGGTGGGCCAGGGCCAGCAGCCGCTCGTCACCGTCCCGCACCTGCTGCTCGGCGGCGCGGCGCAGCTCGGCGAGGCGTTCCTCGACCAGGGCGAACCGGCGGGTGTCGAAGAGCCGGCCGAGGAGCTTTCCGCGTGCTTCCGCGTCCGCCCGCAGGAAGCGTGCGAAGTCGCCCTGCGGCAGCAGGACGACCTGGCAGAACTGCTCCCGGCTCATGCCGACGAGCTGGGCGATCTCGTCGCCGATCTCCTGGTGGGAGCGGCTGAGCGCGGTCCATTCGCCGCGTGCCGCGTCGTACTCCCGCAGCCGGCTCTGGGCCTTCTCGGTGGTGACGCCCGTGCCCTTCTTCTTGGCGCGGGACTGCGCGGGACGCCGGGTGATCTCCAGCCGGCGGCCGCCCACGGTCAGGTCCAGGCATACCTCGGTGTACGTGCCTGCGGGGGCGTGGTCGCTGCGCAGCGGTGCGCCGGGAGTCTGCCGGGCACCGGGCACCGCGCCGTACAGGGCGTAGCAGACGGCGTCGAGGACGGACGTCTTGCCCGCCCCCGTCGGTCCGTGCAGCAGGAAGAGACCCGCGGCGGACAGCGTGTCGAAGTCGATCTCCTGCCGTGCGGCGAAGGGCCCGAAGGCGGTGATCTCCAGCCGGTGCAGTCTCACCCGGCCACCTCGCGGACGGCCGTGTCCACCCGAACGTGGTCGAAGGCGCCGCGGAGCAGGGCCCGTTCGAGCTCGTCGGGGCCGCCGCCCCCGCGGACGTGGGTCACGAAGTCCTCCGCGATCTGGTGGTCGTCGCGGTCGCGCAGCCGCTCCGCGTAGGAGGCGGCCGTGTCCTCGCCGGTGCGCTCGGGGGCGAAGACGAGGCTCAGGGTGTGCGGGAAGCGCTCGGTGAGCCTGGCCATGGGGTCGGCGGGCCGTACCGGGTCGGTGAGGGTGGCCTCGATCCAGGACTGCTCGTGCCGGGCGAGCGCGGGGTCCGCGAGGAGGTCCTCGATCCGGCCTTCGATGCGGGCCAGCGGCCGGGGCACCGGGCAGTCCAGCCGCTCGGCGGTGATCTCCCCGGCCGGGCCGAGTTCGACCAGCCACATGGTCTTGCGGTGGTGGGTCTCGGAGAAGGAGTACGCGAGCGGGGAACCGGAGTACCGCACCCGCTCGCTGACGGTCTGGCAGCCGTGCAGATGGCCGAGGGCCGTGTAGTGGGCGCCGTCGAAGAGTCCGGCGGGGACGGCCGCGACACCGCCGACGGTGATGTCCCGCTCGCTGTCGCTCGGTTCGCCGCCCGCGACGAAGGCGTGTGCGAGGACGACGGAGCGGGTGCCCGGCGCACGTTGCGCGAGGTCCGCCCGCACCCGCTCCATCGCCGCGCCGAGGACCGCCTCGTGGCCCGCCGCCGTGCCGAACTCGTCGCGTACCAGGGCCGGTTCCAGGTAGGGCAGACCGTAGAACGCGACCTCGCCGTGCCCGTCCCGCAGCACCACGGGGGTGGCGCAGCCGGCGGGGTCGGTGCGCAGGTGGATCCCGGCGCGCTCGATCAGTCCGGAGGCCACTCCGAGCCGGCGGGCCGAGTCGTGGTTGCCGGAGATCATCACGGTGGGCACGCCCGCGTCGGCGAGCCGGTGCAGCACGTCGTCGAACAACTCCACGGCGGCCAGGGGCGGTACGGCCCTGTCGTAGACGTCGCCCGCCACCAGTACGGCGTCCACGTCGTGTGCGTGCGCCGTGGCGACCAGGTGGTCGAGGAAGGCCTTCTGTGCGCCGAGCAGGCTCACCCGGTGGAACGAACGTCCCAAGTGCCAGTCCGACGTGTGCAGAAATCTCAAGAAAACGGCTCCGACCTGATCGTGTCCCCTCCCGGCCCGGTAGCCGGTGCCCGGCCGGGGCGCGAGGCCCGCCGGACGGCACCGACCACGTTAGCGCCGGTGGTCGCCCGCTTCCCCCGGAGCCTCGGTTTTCACCCGATTCCGGGAGCGGTTCCCTCGGCCCGGGGCCGACGACCCGTCCGTTCCTTTCCCAGCCCCCGTCCCAGTCTCTTTCCCAGCCCCCGACCCCGTCGCCGTCGCCGTCGCAGTTTCAGCCTCAGGCGTCGCCGTACGCCTCACCACCGAGCTCCAGCAGGGCCGTGCCCGCGGTGATGTCCGCGAGCCAGGCGCGGAAGGCGTCCACCTCGGAGTCCGGCAGGCCGATCTCGATCGTCACCGACTCCCCGTACCGCACGTCCCGCACCTCCCGGCCGGTCGCGCGCAGATCGTTCTCCACCTTGCCGGCGCGCTGGTGGTCGACGGTGACGGTGGCGAGCCGGAAGCGCTGCCGGGTCACGGTGCCGAGCGCGTCCAGGGCCTCGCCGACCGCACCGCCGTAGGCGCGGATGAGCCCGCCCGCGCCGAGCTTCACCCCGCCGTAGTAGCGGGTGACCACGGCCACGGCGTAGCGGACGTCACGGCGGAGCAGCATCTGCAGCATCGGCACCCCGGCCGTGCCGCCGGGCTCGCCGTCGTCGCTCGCCTTCTGGACGGCGGCGTCGGCGCCGATGACGTACGCGAAGCAGTTGTGGGTGGCGGTCGGGTGCACCCGGCGGACGTGCGCGACGAAGTCCTGCGCCTCCCGCTCGGTCGCGGCCGGGGCGAGCGCGCAGATGAAGCGCGATCGGTTGATCTCGGTCTCGTGCACGCCCTCGCGGGCGACCGTCCGGTACTGCTCCTGCATCCCGCCACCCTATGCCGCCGCCCGGCCCGCACGGCCGGTGGGCCGGGCGCCGCCCGGGGGGCGGGACAGGGAGGCATGGGGCCGCCGCCATGACGCGCCGAAGGCACCGGTCGCCGCGGCTCGCGGTGGCGGCCGTCGCGGGGCCCGGGCGCGTGCGGGCCCGGCTTGGGTTCTAACGGTCCTCGCAACACCCGCGATCTGTGGGAGTTGCGAGGACCGTGGTCGTTGAGCGGGCTGATCTTGCGGGGGTGAGGGAGCGTTTCCTTGCGCGGCTGGACGTCGTGGGGAGCGTGACCGTGGTGGCGCGTGAGCTGGGGGTGAACCGGAACACCGCCTTCGGCTGGGCACGGCAGACCGGCCGGTGTTCGGTGCGCCTGCCACGGCGGCATCCGCGGCGGGACGAGTACGAGCGGCTGCGGGCCGAGGGCGTCGCGCAGTCCGTGGCGGCGAGGCGCGTCGGTGTGAACGAGCGCACGGCCCGGGACTGGGACCAGGGCGTCAAGAAGACCGCAACGACAAGGACCTATGCCGACGGCCGCCGTGTCGACTACGCGGCGGGGACCGTCACGATGGGCGGCGTGACCGCACCATCGGTGGGCCTGGCGGCCCTGGACAAGCAACTCCACCCCAGGTTCCTGACGCTCGCCGAACGCGAGCAGATCCGTGATCTGCGCGCGGCGGGTCAGTCACTGCGGGCGATCGGGCGTGCTCTGGGACGGCCGGCGAGCACGGTCAAGCGGGAGATCGACACCAACTCCGGCAGCGGGGGCTACCAGCCCTACGCGGCCCACCGGGCGGCGGCAGCGCGCAGGCCCCGGCCCAAGGAGCGCAAGCTGCTGCGCGAGGGACGGCTGCGCCGCTTCGTCCAGGACCACCTGCGCAGGCGGTGGTCACCGCAGCAGATCTGCCACGCTCTACGCAGGGAACATCCCGACGACGAGAGCATGCGGGTGAGCGTGGAAACGATCTACCAGGCGCTGTACTTCCAGGCCCGCGGCGGCCTGAAACGGGAAGTGCAGACAGCCATCCGCTCCGGCCGGACCCGCCGCAAACCACGCCGGGATCCCCAGCGGCGCACGCCGCGGTTCACCGACCCGATGATCATGATCAGCGACCGCCCCGCCGCCGTCGAGGACCGGGCCGTGCCCGGGCACTGGGAAGGCGACCTGATCATCGGCGCAGGCGGGCGCTCCGCTATCGCCACCCTGGTCGAACGCAGCACCCGTTACACCATGCTGGTCCACCTGCCGGGCGGAGCCCACGACGCCGAGACCGTCCGCGACGGCCTCGTCACCACGATCCAGACCCTGCCCGCCCACCTGCGCGGCTCCCTCACCTGGGACCAGGGCAGCGAGATGGCACGCCACAAGCAGTTCACCATGGCCACCGGCATGCCCGTCTACTTCTGCGACCCGGCCTCGCCCTGGCAACGCGGCTCGAACGAGAACACGAACGGGCTGCTGCGGCAGTACTTCCCCAAGGGCACCGACCTGAGCGTCCACAGTCCCGAAGACCTCGAACACGTCGCTCAGGAACTCAACGGCCGCCCACGCAAGACGCTCGGCTGGGATACCCCAGCCGAGCGACTACGTGATCTACTCACCACCTGAAACCAAGCGGTGTTGCGACGACCCCTTGAACCCAAGCGGGCGCGTGCGGGCCCGGGCGCGTGCGGGCCCGGGCGCGATGCGGACGCAGCCCGTCCGCGGCCTCCCCGCCTCCAGCGGGAATGCCGGGAGACCCTCGGCCGTTCCCCACACTGCGGCGGCAGCCCGGCTCCCCGGCGGGAGGCCGGCTCCGCGGCGGGATACCGACCAGGGAGGCAGCACGTGCAAAGCGAGACGGACAGCGTCCGCAGGATCCTCAACGATCTCGGCGACACCTGGGCGGTCGTCGGCCTCTCCTCGAACGAGCGGCGCGCCGCCTACGGGGTCGCGCGGGTGCTGCAGCACTACGGCAAACGCATCGTGCCGGTGCACCCGAAGGCCGAGACGGTCCACGGGGAGCCGGGCTATCCGTCCCTCGACGCCGTTCCGTTCGACGTCGACGTCGTGGACGTCTTCGTCAACAGCACCCTGGCCGGCTCGGTCGCCGACCAGGCCGTGGCCAAGGGCGCCCGGGCGGTGTGGTTCCAGTTGGGCGTCGTCGACGAGGAGGCGTACGAGCGGACCCGCGCCGCGGGCCTCGAGATGGTCATGGACCGCTGCCCGGCGATCGAACTCCCGCTGCTTGACTGAAGCGGTCCCGCCGTAAGGCCGGGCGCGCTCCCGCCAGGTGCTCGGGTGCGGTTCAGCCGGGTGCGCTCCCGCCGTGTGCAGGGGTGCCGTTCAGCCGGGTGATCGGGTGCCGTTCAGCGGGGTGAGGGCGCCGTTCAGCGGGGTGGTGCGGGCGACGTGCGGCGAGCGCCTCGCCCACTGATCGCCGGAGCCCTCAGGCGGTGCCGAGACCGTCGAGCACCACGGCGCCCGGGAGCCCGGCGAAGACCTTCCCCGGCACGATCAGCTTGCCGCGGCGGCGGCCGCTGCCGATCAGCACCCACTCGGTGTCGACGACCGCGGAGTCGACGAGCAGCGGCCAGTCGGCGGGCAGGCCGATCGGGGTGATCCCGCCGTACTCCATGCCGGTCTCGCCCGTAGCGGTCTCCATGGGGGCGAACGACGCCTTGCGGACGCCGAGTTGCCTGCGCACCACGCCGTTGACGTCGACCCGGGTACGGGACAGGACCAGGCACGCGGCAAGGGTCGACGCATTGCCGCGCCTGCCGGCCACGACGACGCAGTTGGCCGAGGTGGTGAGGAGGTCGGCGCCGTGGTGCTCGACGAACACGGCGGTGTCCGCGATGGCCGGGTCGGTGTCGACGTACAGCAGTTGGCGGGCCGGGACGTCGCCGTGCCAGGCCCGCACGGCGTCGGCGACCGGGGCGGTGAGGAGGTCGAGGCACTCGGGTGCGGGGCGGGCCTCGTCGAAGTCTCCGATGGGTGCGCGCATGAGCAGCACGCTACAGCCGACGGGGTTCACCCGGCCCGGCGTCTCGCCGGAGGGGTTTCCCGCGGCCGGCTGACCGACCCCGTCCCAGCGCACGCGGTTCCGCGACCCGCCCACCGTCCCGGTCCCAGCGCACGGGGTTCCCGCGGCCCGCCCACCGTCCCGGTCTCCTGGGAGGGGGTGCCGCGGCGATCCGGTCGTCTCAGCGGGCAGGCGGGATGGAGACCGCCATGGTCATCTCGACCGTCTCGGTGCCCGCGTTCCGGTAGACGTGCGGCACGTTCGCCTCGTAGGTGGCCGAGGTTCCGGCCGGCACGGTGTACGGCTGCCCCTCGACGATAAGGGTGAGCTCCCCGGAGGTGACGTGCAGCAGCTCGACGGTCCCGTCGGGGTGGGGATCGGAGGCACTCTCCTCCCCCGGCGTCAGCGTCCAGGCCCAGAGTTCCAGCGGCCCACGGGCCTCGGTGCCGACGAGCAGAGTGGTCGAGCTGCCGCCGGGGGTGGACCACATCCGTACGGCCTGCTCCCGCGGCACGAGCTGGACCTGTGGTCCCTGCTCGTAGTCGAGGAGCGTGGTGATGCTGACCCCGAGCGCGTCGGCGAGTTTGACCGTCGTGCCCACGCTCGGATTGGTACGCGCCTGCTCGATCTGGATGATCATGCCGCGGCTGACGCCCGAACGGGCGGCGAGGGCATCGAGCGTGAAGCCCCGCTCGCCGCGCCAGCGCTTCAGGTTGCGGGCGAGCGACTGCGTGAGCTGTTCGAGGTCCGACACATTCCGTCCAATATTTTTAATAGACTAGTTCAACCTGTTGTACTACGGTGTGGTGCACCCGATCGTTCACCGAACTGTACTGCGAGGCATCGATGACAGCCCTGTTCGCCCTGGCCACCAGTCTCCTGTGGGGGCTGGCCGACTTCGGCGGCGGGCTGCTGACGCGACGCACCCCCGCGCTGACGGTCGTGGTGGTCTCGCAGACGATCGCCGTGGCCGTCCTCGGCGCGATCGTCGCGGTCACCGGCGCCTGGAGCGAGGCGGGCCCCCTGCTCTGGTACGCGGTGGCCGCCGGTGTCGTCGGTCCGGTGGCGATGCTGAGCTTCTACAAGGCGCTGGCCCTCGGCCCCATGGGCGTCGTCTCCCCCCTGGGATCGCTCGGGGTCGTCGTGCCCGTCTCCGTGGGGCTGCTCCTCGGTGAGCGGCCCGGGGTGCTGCAGTTCGCCGGTATCGGCGTCGCCGTCGCGGGCGTCCTGCTCGCGGGCGGCCCGGAACTGCGGGGCGCGCCGGTGCAGCGCCAGGCGATCCTGCTGACCCTGCTCGCCGCCTTCGGGTTCGGCTCCGTGATGGCACTCATCGCCGAGGCGTCGACCACGATCACCGGCCTGTTCCTGGCACTGTTCGTGCAACGCGTGACGAACGTCCTGGTGGGCGGCGCGGCGCTGTACGTCTCGGTGAGGCGGGGCGGCCGCGTGCTCCCGGAGGACGGGGACCCGGGCCTGATCGTCCGCTCGCTGCCGGCCCTCGCCTTCGTGGGCCTGGCGGACGTGGCCGCCAACGGCACGTACGCCATCGCCGCGCAGCAGGGCCCGGTCGCGGTCGCGGCGGTACTCGCCTCGCTCTACCCCGTGGTCACCGCCCTGGCCGCGCGCGGCGTGCTCAAGGAGCGGCTGCGCGCCGTCCAGGCCGCCGGCGCCGGGCTGGCGCTCGTCGGCACGGTCCTGCTGGCGACGGGCTGACCGCTGCCCGCGGGCCCGGTCACGCCGGGCCATCGGCCGCTCGGCGTACGTCGAGGCCGGCTCCGGGCCATCGGCCGCTCGGCGTACGTCGAGGCCGGCGCCCGGCCACCGGCCGCTCAGCGTTCGTCGAGGTCGGCGAGGGCGACCAGTTGCTCCGGTGTCACACCCTCCGGGATCGGCAGGGGCGCGGGCGTCCGCATCGGAGGCTGCCAGCCCTCCACCGGGTCCCAGCTGCGGACCACCCGGGCGGGCGCACCGGCGACCACGGCGTGGTCCGGCACCTCGCCGCGGACGACGGCCCCCGCCGCGACCACGACATTGCGCCCGAGGCGGGCTCCGGGCAGGATCACGGCGCCCGTGCCCAGCCAGCAACCGGGCCCGATCTCCACGGGCTCGGCGCGCGGCCACTGCTTCCCGACCGGTGTGCAGGGGTCGTCGTAGCTGTGGTTGGTCGAGGTGATGTAGACGTACGGGCCGCAGTACGTGTCGGAGCCGATCCTCACCCGCGTGTCGGCGATGACATGACTGCCGCGGCCGAGCACCACACCGTCGCCGAGGGTGAGGATCGGGTCGGGCCCGAGGTCGAGACCGGGCATCATGCCCGCGGTCAGCGTCACCTGCTCGGCGATGATGCAGTGCTCGCCGAGTTCGATCCACGCCTCCCCGAACACCGTTCCCTGCGGGAACGCCAGCCGGGTACCGGTGCCGATGGCCCGGAAGCGCAGCGGGCCTGGCCGCTCCGCGGTCACCGCACCGGCCTCCCGCGCCCAGCGCCAGCCGCCGTGCACGGCCCGCGACACCAGACGCCGCCACCAGGAGGCCAGTGGGAGGAACGTGTTTCGGTTTTTCGGCACCAGGCCACGTTAGTGGGCCCGGACGCGGGCAACCCGGGACGTGCGCTGTGACCTTCACCCCACGCCGTGCGGCGCGTGGAATCGGGTGGAATCGCGAGGGAGCCGCGGTGGAATTGCGAGGGGTGGCCCAGACGGCAGTCTGGGGTGGGAGACCCGAGCGTCCACGAGGAGCCGGACGGGGAGACGCGGGAACGCGGACGTGCGGGAACGCGGACAGGTGACCACGCGGCCACCCGGGGGAGCCCGGCACACGGACGGACGCGAAGCGAAGAGACAACGAGACGAAGCGAAGAGACGAAGCGAAGAGACGAAGGAGACGATGAGACGATGAGAAGGGACCAGGGTGGCAGCAGCCAGCGAACCGTTCCGTGATCTGGTGCGGCGTCATCGGGAACCGGCGGTCGTCCAGACGGTGCGATCCACCGCCGCCGCGGTCATCTCCTACGTCATCGCCCTCCAGCTGAGCGGCGAGCCGGTACCCCTGACCGCACCGCTGACGGCGCTGCTCGTCGTCCAGGTCACGCTCTACTCGACGCTCACCACCGGTATCCGGCGGGTGAACTCGGTCGTGGCGGGCGTGCTGATCGCGATCGGTTTCAGCGCCCTGGTGGGACTGAGCTGGTGGAGCCTGGGCCTGGTGATCCTCGCCTCGCTGGTCATCGGGCGGTTCGTGAAGGTCGGCGAGTTCGTGCCCGAAGTGGCGATCAGCGCCATGCTCGTCCTCGGTGTGACGCAGGTGACGGAGACGGCCTGGGACCGGGTGCTGGAGACCCTGATCGGTGCTGTGGTGGGGCTGCTCTTCAACGTCCTCTTCGTACCGCCCGTCTGGGTGAGCGACGCCAGCGCGGCGATCAACGACCTGTCGGGGCGGATGCGCGGCCTGCTGGCGCACATCGCCGAGGAACTCGGCCAGCACACCCCGGTGGCGCGGGCGGCCGCCAGGCTGCACGAGGCCCGCCGGCTCGACCACGACATCGTGCAGGTGGACGCGG
The Streptomyces tirandamycinicus DNA segment above includes these coding regions:
- a CDS encoding YigZ family protein; protein product: MQEQYRTVAREGVHETEINRSRFICALAPAATEREAQDFVAHVRRVHPTATHNCFAYVIGADAAVQKASDDGEPGGTAGVPMLQMLLRRDVRYAVAVVTRYYGGVKLGAGGLIRAYGGAVGEALDALGTVTRQRFRLATVTVDHQRAGKVENDLRATGREVRDVRYGESVTIEIGLPDSEVDAFRAWLADITAGTALLELGGEAYGDA
- a CDS encoding helix-turn-helix domain-containing protein: MSDLEQLTQSLARNLKRWRGERGFTLDALAARSGVSRGMIIQIEQARTNPSVGTTVKLADALGVSITTLLDYEQGPQVQLVPREQAVRMWSTPGGSSTTLLVGTEARGPLELWAWTLTPGEESASDPHPDGTVELLHVTSGELTLIVEGQPYTVPAGTSATYEANVPHVYRNAGTETVEMTMAVSIPPAR
- a CDS encoding FUSC family protein, producing MAAASEPFRDLVRRHREPAVVQTVRSTAAAVISYVIALQLSGEPVPLTAPLTALLVVQVTLYSTLTTGIRRVNSVVAGVLIAIGFSALVGLSWWSLGLVILASLVIGRFVKVGEFVPEVAISAMLVLGVTQVTETAWDRVLETLIGAVVGLLFNVLFVPPVWVSDASAAINDLSGRMRGLLAHIAEELGQHTPVARAAARLHEARRLDHDIVQVDAALRQAEESLRLNPRVKEPVLSRIVLRTGLDTLEICAVILRVSCRTLTDLAKTQPTGTIFSPAATRGLQDLFGHLSDAIGAFTALITTQMSVTGADAEARLSEELAEGHACRDRVAAMLLDDLRDDQRNWQLHGALLAEADRILDELDVEKRSERLIEELDRHTRERLTRRKWLDDVKVRVRRGLGRNEE
- a CDS encoding YbaK/EbsC family protein, whose translation is MRAPIGDFDEARPAPECLDLLTAPVADAVRAWHGDVPARQLLYVDTDPAIADTAVFVEHHGADLLTTSANCVVVAGRRGNASTLAACLVLSRTRVDVNGVVRRQLGVRKASFAPMETATGETGMEYGGITPIGLPADWPLLVDSAVVDTEWVLIGSGRRRGKLIVPGKVFAGLPGAVVLDGLGTA
- a CDS encoding acyltransferase, translating into MPKNRNTFLPLASWWRRLVSRAVHGGWRWAREAGAVTAERPGPLRFRAIGTGTRLAFPQGTVFGEAWIELGEHCIIAEQVTLTAGMMPGLDLGPDPILTLGDGVVLGRGSHVIADTRVRIGSDTYCGPYVYITSTNHSYDDPCTPVGKQWPRAEPVEIGPGCWLGTGAVILPGARLGRNVVVAAGAVVRGEVPDHAVVAGAPARVVRSWDPVEGWQPPMRTPAPLPIPEGVTPEQLVALADLDER
- a CDS encoding IS30 family transposase yields the protein MRAEGVAQSVAARRVGVNERTARDWDQGVKKTATTRTYADGRRVDYAAGTVTMGGVTAPSVGLAALDKQLHPRFLTLAEREQIRDLRAAGQSLRAIGRALGRPASTVKREIDTNSGSGGYQPYAAHRAAAARRPRPKERKLLREGRLRRFVQDHLRRRWSPQQICHALRREHPDDESMRVSVETIYQALYFQARGGLKREVQTAIRSGRTRRKPRRDPQRRTPRFTDPMIMISDRPAAVEDRAVPGHWEGDLIIGAGGRSAIATLVERSTRYTMLVHLPGGAHDAETVRDGLVTTIQTLPAHLRGSLTWDQGSEMARHKQFTMATGMPVYFCDPASPWQRGSNENTNGLLRQYFPKGTDLSVHSPEDLEHVAQELNGRPRKTLGWDTPAERLRDLLTT
- a CDS encoding DMT family transporter is translated as MTALFALATSLLWGLADFGGGLLTRRTPALTVVVVSQTIAVAVLGAIVAVTGAWSEAGPLLWYAVAAGVVGPVAMLSFYKALALGPMGVVSPLGSLGVVVPVSVGLLLGERPGVLQFAGIGVAVAGVLLAGGPELRGAPVQRQAILLTLLAAFGFGSVMALIAEASTTITGLFLALFVQRVTNVLVGGAALYVSVRRGGRVLPEDGDPGLIVRSLPALAFVGLADVAANGTYAIAAQQGPVAVAAVLASLYPVVTALAARGVLKERLRAVQAAGAGLALVGTVLLATG
- a CDS encoding CoA-binding protein, with the protein product MQSETDSVRRILNDLGDTWAVVGLSSNERRAAYGVARVLQHYGKRIVPVHPKAETVHGEPGYPSLDAVPFDVDVVDVFVNSTLAGSVADQAVAKGARAVWFQLGVVDEEAYERTRAAGLEMVMDRCPAIELPLLD
- a CDS encoding exonuclease SbcCD subunit D codes for the protein MRFLHTSDWHLGRSFHRVSLLGAQKAFLDHLVATAHAHDVDAVLVAGDVYDRAVPPLAAVELFDDVLHRLADAGVPTVMISGNHDSARRLGVASGLIERAGIHLRTDPAGCATPVVLRDGHGEVAFYGLPYLEPALVRDEFGTAAGHEAVLGAAMERVRADLAQRAPGTRSVVLAHAFVAGGEPSDSERDITVGGVAAVPAGLFDGAHYTALGHLHGCQTVSERVRYSGSPLAYSFSETHHRKTMWLVELGPAGEITAERLDCPVPRPLARIEGRIEDLLADPALARHEQSWIEATLTDPVRPADPMARLTERFPHTLSLVFAPERTGEDTAASYAERLRDRDDHQIAEDFVTHVRGGGGPDELERALLRGAFDHVRVDTAVREVAG